The following nucleotide sequence is from Thermomicrobiales bacterium.
CGTCGGCATCATCCAGCCGCCAGTCGTCTCTCCCGAAGCCGATGGCGGCAACGGCTTCATCATCCAGGCCGGCCATCGCCGCACCAGGGGTGCGATCGCCGCCGAGCTCGAGGAGATCGAGGTCATCGTGACCGATGCGGCCGAGGATGGCGGCGCCATGCGCTCCATGGTCGAGAACATCGCCCGCGAACCGCTCAACCCGGTCGATCAGTGGCGGGCCATCGAGCGGCTTGTCGCGCTTGGCTGGACCGAGGAAGGGATCGCCGCGGCGCTGTCGCTTTCGGTGCGCCAGATCAAGAAGCTCCGGCTGCTCGCCAATGTGCTTCCCGCCATGCTGGACCAAATGGCCAAGGGCGACATGCCCGACGAGCGGCAGCTCCGGACCATTGCGGCCGCGTCGATTGCCGAGCAGAAGGAGGTCTGGAAGGCCCACAAGCCGAAGAAGAGCGAGACCACCTCTTGGTGGTCGGTCGCCAACGGCCTCTCCAAGACGCGCATGTATGCCCGTGACGCCAGTTTCGACGACGAGCTGGCGCAAGCCTACGGCATCGCCTGGGTCGACGATCTCTTTGCGCCTGCCGACGAAGACAGCCGCTATACGACCGATGTCGAGGCCTTCCTCGGTGCCCAGCAGGAGTGGATGACCAACAACCTGCCGAAGAACGGCATCATCACCGAGTCCAACAATTGGGGCCAGCCGGAACTGCCGAAGAAGGCCGAGCGCGTCTACGGCAAGACGAAGAAGTCCGATTGCACGGCGATGTATCTCGACCGTGAGGGCAAGGTGCAGTCGGTCGTCTACCGGATGCCCGAGCCCAAAGCGACCAAGGGAAAGGTGGGGGAGGGCGGCGCCATCGCGCCGGCGCAGCGTCCCGATGTCACCCAGAAGGGCCAGGACATGATCGGCGATTTCCGCACCGACGCGCTTCACGAGGCGCTTCAACGCGCGCCGATCGAGGACGACACGCTGATGGCACTGCTCGTCATCGCCTTTGCCGGTCAGAACGTTCGCGTCGATTCCGGCTCGGGCAATAGCGGTTCGTTCCGCAGCCAGATCGCACCCCATGCCGCCAAGCTGGTCGACGAGACCGGTAGTCTCGCCTTCGACCAGGACACGCTCCGCGTCGCCGTGCGCTCGGTGCTGATCGAGGTGCTGTCGTGCCGCCGCAGCATGTCCAACAGCGGCATCGTCTCGCGCATCGCCGGCGCGGTTGTCGGAGCCGACAGCTTCCTGCCCAATATGGGGACGGAGGACTTTCTTCTGTGCCTGTCCCGGCAGGCGCTTGAGGCCGCATGCGCGGACACGTCGGTGCTGCCGCGCAACAAGGTCCGCGACACCCGAGCGGCACTCGTCGAGCATTTTCAGGAGGAACGCTTCGTTCACGCGTCCGCGCTGTTCGCACCCGAAGCGAACGAGCTGGCAGACTGGAAGGCCAGTAACGAAATCGTCGAGGACGAAGACGCCGCCGACGTTGACGGCTCCGTCGACGAACCGGACGAGGGCGACATCGACCCGGATGCTGTCTCTGAGGGTTTTCGCGAAGCCGCCGAATAGCGGTCTTCTTCCTTCCGAATGCACATCACGCCGCCGGCATCGTCCGGCGGCGTTTCGGTTTCCAATCCCGAAAAACAGGAGGACATCACCCATGTCCGCGCAACTGATCTCCGACACCGCGCCGCTCGGCGCGATCATTCGCTATTCCGACGGCACGCCGCGCCCGCCCGAACGGCACCGCCGCAAGCTCCAGGCCTGGGAGCGCAAGAACAATTCGGGCCGGCTCGTCAAGAAACAGGCCGCCACCGTCGTTGGCCAGACCACCATACCGGCCAGCTTCACGCTTCACGAGGGGGACTTCGGCAGCAAGGCCGTCATCGTACTCCGGGTCTTCAGAACCTTCTCGGTCGATAGCGGGCTCGCGTTCTCGGTCGTCGAGCGGCCGACGGCCGGCGCGATCCTCGTGCTCGATCGTCCCGGTGACGCCGGCGAACTGGTCCATGTCGCCCAGAACCGGCAGGCCGCCGACGAGTGGCTGTCGCGTCACGGCTATCCCGAAGCCGAGCTGCAGGAAGTGACCGCCGACGAAACCGCCACCGATGGCGGTGAGGGGAGGGCGGCATGACCTCCGATCAAAAAGGGCCAGATTTGACGTCGCGGCCGAAGGTTCGTTTCGCCACCAGCGTCGAAGGGTTTCCGGTCGCACAGTTCGGCGACACCGCTTTCGCCATGCTGCCCGGTCGCGCCGACACGTACTTTCTTGGGCATGCCTGGCGATTACGCCGCCCGCTCGAGGAGCTGCTCCGCAAGGACTTCTACGGGCATGGCGGTGTGCTCGCCGATCAAGAGGCGTTCCGCGCCAAGGTGCTCGAACAGGCCGGGCACGCCTGTGAGAAGCATGCGCTCGGACGGCAAGAAATCCGCTCCCACGCAAACACGCCGTGGGGACCGTCGCAGGGCGCGACGGTGTTTGCCGAGGGTGTCGTCTGCCATTCGACCGCTGGCCATGGCGGTTTTCATCTTGCCGCCGACCGCAATGCGAAGGTCGACCGGCGACTTCGCCGGCCCAGCGGCTGGTATGAGGAAGACGCGGAATGGGCGATCGTCGCGCTAAGCTTTCCGCATCTCTTCACGAGCTTCGAACGGCGTTGCGCCGAGCAGACCGTGAAAGACAGCTGGCCCGATGCCTGGGAAGCGATCTTCGTAACCGTGCTCGCGCCCGGCCAGTCTCATGAAAAGGATCGGCGTGCCTTTCATGCGCGGCACGCCGGCGACTGGATCGTGATCTCCGCCATCAGGTCCGAACATCACGACCGTCATGTGGAGGTTGTCGCGACCCTCGGCGGCCACCGGGACCGAGAGGCCGAGCAACGCCGGTTCCTCGTTCCGTCCGGCGAATACGAGATCGGTCGTTTCGGTTTCGTCGTCGATCCCGATCGGCACGAAGTCTACGAAGGTCCGTCGAGCTTTGTCGGATGGGGGCGGTGATGCCGGTTCCCTGGAAACTCATCGCCTCAGCCTTTGGCTGGCGCGCCGGCTTCAGGCTCGAGGGCGCCCATCCCCGGCTCGTCATCCATCACAGGCGCCACAGCGCTCGGCTAGTCGGCGCCGACGCATGGAAACGCGCCGTTCTCATCTCGATCCGCGCCCCCGAATTCGTCCATCCAAAAGGGAGACCCTCTTCATGAGCACCTTCATCGTTGCCATCCACCTTGTCGTCGATACGAACGGCCCAAATCCGCGTGCAGAAATCATTGCCGCTCTCGAGGCACAACTCGACCAGCCCGCAGCACGTGTGCCGGCTACAGGCGGCATCCTCGACTGGGCCGTCGCCGGCGAAGACCTGGCTGCGTCCATGGCTCCGGTTACCATTCCGTCCGACTACAGGCCCGGGACCACGCAATTCCCGCAATGGCCCCGAGTCGTGCCGAAAAGGGCCGCATCATGATGGCCGCCAAGCGAGCGAAACTGCTGCGTCGGATGGAATTGGCGCACCGGCAGACGAGGGCGCACCTTGAACGGATCGAACGGCAGATTTCGGCCAGGGCGGAACGCATGACCACGACCGCCAGGACGAAGGCAAGATCGCGGACGCGCGGGGGATCGCGATGGACCCGGGGCGATGAGGCCACATTCCGAGCCTATGTCGATGAGCTCAGCTTCGAGCGGCGCAGCGAAATCGATGCCCTCAACCGAAAGCTCTCACGACAGGAGTGGGCGATCCTCGCCGTCAGGGCAAAGACCATCAGCAACGGGCCGACCACCAAAGCGGATGCGCAAGCCGTATTATGACGGCAGGAGCATATGCCAACCGGCCACGGTCATTTCCTTCACATTGAATGCCGGTGGAATGCCACCCCTTCCGGCCTCCCTTCGGTTCTGGTCGCGGTCGTAAACCGGCGGCCGGAGCCTTCAAGGCCGCTGACGCGCCGCGATGCGGCCGCACGCACCATCCTCGCCAAACCGGCCCCGCGGGACTGCGCGAGGGCTTGATAAGCCCTGCTGGCCCGCAGGACAGGTTCGCTCGTCCCGGTCCGTGCGG
It contains:
- a CDS encoding ParB/RepB/Spo0J family partition protein encodes the protein MHIIKIDPRALKDNPDDARKSKSTPQGDALLAATIMAVGIIQPPVVSPEADGGNGFIIQAGHRRTRGAIAAELEEIEVIVTDAAEDGGAMRSMVENIAREPLNPVDQWRAIERLVALGWTEEGIAAALSLSVRQIKKLRLLANVLPAMLDQMAKGDMPDERQLRTIAAASIAEQKEVWKAHKPKKSETTSWWSVANGLSKTRMYARDASFDDELAQAYGIAWVDDLFAPADEDSRYTTDVEAFLGAQQEWMTNNLPKNGIITESNNWGQPELPKKAERVYGKTKKSDCTAMYLDREGKVQSVVYRMPEPKATKGKVGEGGAIAPAQRPDVTQKGQDMIGDFRTDALHEALQRAPIEDDTLMALLVIAFAGQNVRVDSGSGNSGSFRSQIAPHAAKLVDETGSLAFDQDTLRVAVRSVLIEVLSCRRSMSNSGIVSRIAGAVVGADSFLPNMGTEDFLLCLSRQALEAACADTSVLPRNKVRDTRAALVEHFQEERFVHASALFAPEANELADWKASNEIVEDEDAADVDGSVDEPDEGDIDPDAVSEGFREAAE